A genomic stretch from Setaria viridis chromosome 1, Setaria_viridis_v4.0, whole genome shotgun sequence includes:
- the LOC117847161 gene encoding bifunctional dTDP-4-dehydrorhamnose 3,5-epimerase/dTDP-4-dehydrorhamnose reductase-like gives MPISSDLSNPRNSVTKISRYDKVVNIPNSMTVLDEHLPISVEMAKRNLCGVYNFTNPGVASHNEILEMYKQYIDPSFKWTNFTLEEQAKVLVAPRSNNEMDTTKLKKEFPELLSIKDSLIKYVFEPNRKEGRDKPY, from the exons ATGCCAATATCTTCTGACCTGAGCAATCCTCGGAACTCCGTAACAAAGATCAGCCGTTATGACAAGGTGGTGAATATCCCCAACAGCATGACAGTTCTGGACGAGCACCTGCCTATCTCGGTCGAGATGGCAAAGAGGAACCTCTGTGGCGTCTATAACTTCACCAACCCTGGCGTCGCCAGCCACAATGAGATCCTGGAGATGTACAAGCAATACATTGACCCTAGCTTCAAGTGGACAAACTTTACCCTCGAGGAGCAGGCCAAGGTCCTCGTGGCACCCCGGAGCAACAACGAGATGGACACAACCAAGCTTAAGAAGGAGTTCCCTGAGCTATTGTCGATCAAAGACTCGTTGATCAAGTACGTTTTCGAGCCAAACAGGAAG GAGGGCCGGGACAAGCCTtactga